CAGCCCGGGGAGTCGACGGGGCAGACCCAGGCCGTTGGTGGTCAGCGCCGTGGCGACGGGGCGGCCTTCGTCGGTGCGCAGCGCGGACGTGGCGGCGATGATCTCCTCAAGCGACCTGCGCAGCAGGGGCTCACCACCGGTGAAACGCACCTGGCGGATACCCAGGCGGGTGACGGCGATGGTGATGAGCCGGATGACCTCGTCGTCGGAGAGCGAGAGCTCGGTGGGCAACCACTCGAGCCCCTCGGCGGGCATGCAGTAGGTGCACCGCAGATTGCAGCGGTCGGTGAGGCTGACACGCAGATCCCTCGCCACCCGGCCGTGGGTGTCGATGAGCTGCTCGGCGCCGTCAACCCGCGGCGGGGGCAGGGTGGGGGTCGGCAGCGGAAGTCTCGTCGTCATGTCACTCCCAGGGTAGGAACGTGCGGTCAGATTGCCGGAATCAGGTCACTGGTCCTCGGCCTTCGGCTGGCCGGGACCCTTGAGCGCGATCACCTTGAATTCGCCCTCGGCGAGATGCTTGCGCAGGTCCTTCTTGTCGAACTTACCCACTGACGTCTTGTCGATGTCCCGGACGAACGTCCAGTACTCGGGGAGCATCCAGCCCGGGAGGGTGGTGCGCAGGCGGCCGCGAAGCTCTTCTGCGATCTGTTCCGTCTGCGCGATGTCCTCGTGCAGCACGGTGACGGCGAGCGGGCGCTCGCCCCACTTCTCATCCGGATAGCCGATGACGGCACATTCGACGACCTCGGGGGCGTCCATGATGAGGTTCTCCAGCATCGCGGAGTAGATCCACTCACCGCCGGAACGGATGACGTCACGGGAACGGTCCGACACGGTGAGGAAGCCGTCCGCGGTCACGGAACCCACATCACCCGTGCGCAGCCAGCCGTCCGCGGTGAACGACCCGTCACCGTCGTTGGCATCGCGGCCGCGGAACTGGCTGGCGGAGCCGTCGCCTTCCGCCGTGGGCGAGTGGTAGTAGGACCCGGTGACGATGTTGCCGCGGACCTGGATCTCACCCTGGTTGCGGTCGGTGGAGGAGACGACCTCGCCGTCGTTGACCACCCGGTAGTCCAGCAGATTGGAGAACCTGCCCTGGCTCACGCGGTACGCCCAGCGGGCCTCACCGGAGGAACCGGACGGAGGTCGGGCGACGGTGCCGACGGAGGAGGTCTCCGTCATGCCCCACACATGGATGATGTCGACGCCATAACGCTCCTCCCACAGCTTGATGAGGATCGGCGGGGCGGGCGAGCCGCCGACGTAGATCTCGGTGAGCGACATGCGCTCCGGCGGATTGTGCAGGTAATGCACGATGAGCTGGATCCACAGGGTGGGCACACCATGGGCCACGCGGGGGTGGGTCGCTGCGATCAACCGTGCGAGGGTGGGGGCGGAGACATCCGAATCGGGGAAAACCAGGGGAGTGCCCGACATGAACGCCGCGTAGGGCACGCCCCAGGACAGGACGTGGTAGATGGGAACGCAGCACAGGAAGGACTCGCCGTGGGACACCGCGAGGGAGTCCGTGGTGCGCAACGCCATCGCCTGCAGATAGATGGAACGGTGCGAGTATGCGACGCCCTTCGGCGAACCCGATGTGCCGGTGGAGTAGCAGATCGCGGCGGTGGTGTTCTCGTCGAGGTCCGGCCAGTCATAGACGGTGGAGCGGCCGTCGAGAAGCGACTCATAGGAATGGACGACAATACCCTCCGGGATCTGCTCAGCCAGGGGACCCAGCGGCTCCAGACCGGTGAACACCACCGCCCGGACCGTCGGGCAGTCGTCGAGCGCCTTGCCGAGCAGCCCCGCCAGGCGGTGATCGGACACGATGACCTCGATCTCCGCATGGTTGATGATGTGCCGCACCTGATCCGTCATGAGCTGCTTGTTCAGCGGGGTGAAGACAGCGCCCATGCTGGACGCCGCGAACTGCACCTCCAGATGCTCGGCACAGTTGTGCATGAACGACCCCACCCGCTGATCGCCGTTAATGCCCAGATCGTCGTGCAGTGCGTGCGCGAACGCCGCCGCCCGGGCATGGACCTCCGCGAACGTGGTCTCCTCGGCCCGGTCAGTCCGCCACGTGGTCACTTTCGTCGACGCATGCTTGGTGGAGCCGTGCTCCAGGATGCGTGAGATCGACAGCGGAACGTTCTGCATGGTGGAGAGCATGCCCATCACTCTAGTCGGGAGGGTCGATGCGGATGCGTGTGCGGCATGCGCTACACTGTGCGGAGATCGACGGAGGTCTGCGATTTTCTGCACAGGCCTCCAGTCCGTCCGAACCGAGCGTCCACCCACCCTCTGTCGTTGAGCCGCCCAGGCGGCTTGTACCCGGAAGGTTGCGGTCCTTCAAGGTCCGGCCCGGTCTGATCTCCACCGACGTACGGCTCCGTCCCCGTTCATACCGCCCAAGGCACACATGTCCCGAGGCGGTGGGCGACGTTGAGTTCCTCAACTCCACAGAAGGCTTCCAGCCTGGCGTGCCCAGATGCATGACGCATCAATTCATGAGGCACCAGGGGCTGGTCAAGCAACGAAAGGACATCCGTGACCGATACGGACACCGCCACTGCTGCCGCTTCGGCTGACCTCGGGTCACTGAAGCTCACTGAGCTGCGCAAGATCGCCTCCGAGAAGGGCCTCAAAGGAGTCTCCGGTCTGCGGAAGGGCGATCTGATCACCGCGATCCGGACCGGTGCCGTTCCGGCCCGCTCCAGCGCAACCGATAAGGGCGAGACGGCTCAGCCGGCCGTCCCGACTGAGCAGGCGGAACGCGCGCAGGCTCCGGCTGAGAAGCCGGCGCAGGCGTCGACCAGGGTGCCGGAGGAGAAGAGCACCCGGGATGAGGCTCCGGCACGCGCCGAGGCTCCCGTGGCTCCCGTGGCGACGCCCACGGAGGCCCCCGCCAAGGCTGAGGCTCGGGTTGCGGCCCCTGCTCAGGCTGATGAGTCCGAAGGGTCCGGCCAGGGGGCAGACTCCGAGGAACCCCGCTACGAGTCCAGGTCCGCCGCCCGTCGTGCCCGCCGTAACCGTGCACGTCACGGCCAGCGCGAGCAGCAGGACCCCGGCCAGGAGCAGCCGCAGCAGGAACAGTCCCGCCAGCCCCGCCAGGAGCGCGAGCAGCAGGACTCCGGCCAGGAGCAGCCGCAGCAGGAATCGTCCCGCCAGGAGCAGCCCCGCCAGGAGCGCGAGCAGCAGGACTCCGGCCAGGAGCAGCCGCAGCAGGAATCGTCCCGCCAGGAGCAGCCCCGCCAGGAGCAACCTCGCCAGCCTCGTCAGGAGCGCCAGGAGCGCCAGGAGCGCGACCAGCAGGACTCCGACCAGGGGCAGCGCGGCCAGCGTGGCCAGCGCGGCGACCAGCGCGAACAGCGCGGTGACGGTGGTGACGCCGAGGGACGTCGTGGACGTCGCAGCCGTCGCAACCGCCGCGGCCGGGCAGGGGACCAGTACGACGGTGGCCAGCAGCACCAGGATCACCAGGAACAGCAGGAGCGACAGCCGCAGCCGCAGCAGGAGTCTTCCGAGCTGCAGGACGTCGCCGGCATCCTTGATGTCGTCGACAGCAACGTCGCGTTTGTGCGCACCACCGGCTACCACGCGTCGCCGGCCGACGTCTTCGTCCCGAACCAGCTGATCCGTCGCTCGGGCCTGCGCTCCGGCGACGCCGTGACCGGCAAGGTCCGCATGGGCGGTAGCCAGACCCACGGTCAGGGCCGCAATCGTCAGAAGTACAACCAGCTGGTCAGCGTCGACACCGTCAGTGGGCTGAGCGTCGAGGAGGCGCGTAACCGCCCGGACTTCGCCAAGCTGACCCCGCTGTACCCCAACCAGCGTCTGCGTCTGGAGACCGACCCCAGGATCCTGACCACGCGTGTCATCGACCTGATCATGCCGATCGGCAAGGGCCAGCGTGCTCTGATCGTCTCCCCGCCGAAGGCAGGCAAGACGACGATTCTGCAGAACATCGCCAACGCGATCTCCACGAACAACCCCGAGTGCCACCTCATGGTGGTGCTGGTGGATGAGCGCCCGGAGGAGGTCACCGACATGCAGCGTTCGGTCAAGGGTGAGGTCATCGCCTCCACCTTCGACCGTCCGCCGGGGGAGCACACCGCAGTTGCGGAGCTCGCCATCGAGCGTGCGAAGCGCCTGGTGGAGCAGGGCAAGGACGTCGTCGTCCTGCTGGACTCCATCACCCGCCTGGGCCGCGCCTACAACAACTCCTCGCCGGCGTCGGGCCGTATCCTGTCCGGTGGTGTGGACTCCAACGCGCTGTACCCGCCGAAGCGTTTCCTGGGTGCCGCCCGCAACATCGAGAACGGCGGCTCGCTGACCATCGTCGCCACCGCCATGGTGGAGACCGGTTCCGCCGGCGACACCGTCATCTTCGAGGAGTTCAAGGGCACCGGCAACGCGGAGCTCAAACTGGACCGTAAGATCTCCGAGCGTCGTGTGTTCCCGGCCGTGGACGTCAACCCTTCGGGCACCCGCAAGGACGAGCTGCTGCTCAACCCGGATGAGGCGCGCGTGATGCACAAGCTTCGCCGTATCCTGTCCGCGCTGGATCCGCAGCAGGCCATCGATCTGCTGATCAAGCAGCTCAAGAAGACCAAATCGAACGGCGAGTTCCTGATGCAGGTCGCTTCGAGCGCCCCGATGGCCGCCGACAAGGATGAGGAGGAGTACTCCTAAATGGCAGGACATGTTTCCGCGGTAGACGACATCGTCTCCGAGTTCCAGGGCATTGAAGCCCAGATGGCTGATCCGGACACTGCCGGTGATCAGGCGAGCTTCCGTAAGCTGTCGAAGCGGTACTCGGAACTCCAGCCCATCATCAAGGTCAACAATGAGCTGGTGAGCACCCGCGAGGACCTCGCGGACGCCCGCGAAATGGCCAAGGAGGACAAGGACTTCGCCACCGAGGCCGAGCGCCTCGCTGCCCGTGAGGTCGAGCTGGAGGAGCAGCTGGCGGATCTTCTCGCGCCGCGCGACCCGCATGACGCCGACGACGTGATCATGGAGATCAAGGCGGGCGCCGGCGGCGAGGAGGCTGCTCTCTTCGCGGCCGACCTGGCGCGCATGTACGAGCGCTACGCCGACAAGCACGGCCTCTCCTGGGAGGTCCTGGGTCTCTCCGAGTCCGATCTTGGTGGAGTCAAGGACATAACCTTGTCTTTCCGTGCGAAGAACCCCTCCCGCGATGGCGCGTGGAGCGTGCTGAAGTTCGAGGGCGGCGTCCACCGTGTGCAGCGTGTCCCCGTGACCGAGTCCCAGGGCCGCATCCAGACCTCCGCCGCGGGCGTCATGGTCTTCCCGGAGACCGATGATCCGGGCGCGGTCATCATCGACGACAAGGACCTGCGCGTCGACGTCTACCGCTCCTCCGGCAAGGGCGGTCAGGGCGTCAACACCACCGACTCCGCCGTCCGCCTGACCCACCTGCCCACCGGCATCGTGGTCACGTGTCAGAAGGAGCGCTCGCAGATCCAGAACAAGGCGCGCGCCATGCAGGTCCTGCAGGCCCGCCTCGAGCTGATGGAGCGCGAGAAGGCCGATGCCGAGGCGGCGGAGGGGCGTGCCGCGCAGGTGCGCACCATGGACCGTTCCGAGCGCATCCGCACCTACAACTGGCCGGAGAACCGCATCAGCGATCACCGCATCGGTTTCAAGGCCAACAACCTGGACACCGTCCTCGACGGCAATCTCGACGACCTGTTCACCGCTCTGCAGGCAGCCGAGCGAGCTGAGCGTCTCGAGGCCGAGTAGGGTGACCGCCCACCGCACGCTCCGCGACGCGCTTGTCGACGCCGCGGAGCGTTTCGCGTCCGCTGGCGTCCCCTCTCCCGAGGTCGACGCCCGGCTCATCGCCGCGCACCTGCTGCAGGTCGGCCCGATGGAGGTCGCCCTGCGCTCCCGCGGGGAGGTACCGGTCGGCTTCGATGAGATGGTCGCGCGTCGCGAAGGCCGCGAACCGCTCCAGCACATCCTGGGAGTCGCCCCCTTCGGCCCGCTCGACCTGGCGGTCGGCCCCGGCGTGTTCATCCCGCGCCCGGAGACCGAGGTCCTCGCCGACTGGGGAGTCCGTCAGCTCAAGCTTTCCCACGCCCGCCCTGCCCGCGTCGTCGACCTGTGCACCGGTTCCGGGGCATTGGCCCTCTACGTCGCTGAGGTGTTCGGCGCTGACGCGGAGGTGATCGGCGTCGAGAAGCACGATGAGGCGCTGGCGTACGCCCGCCGCAACGCCGAAGGCACAACGGTGAGGATGGTGTCGGGCGACGTCACTGCTCCGGGGCTGCTCGCTGAGTGGCACGGCACGGTCGATCTCGTCCTGACGAACCCGCCGTACGTGCCGTACACCCCGGACCTGGACACCGAGGTCTACGCCGATCCACCTCAGGCGGTGTTCGCCGGCGAGAGCGGCATGGACGTCATCGAAGAGATGCTACCGACCGTGTTCGCCCTGCTCAAGAGGGGTGGGCTGGTGGGTATCGAGCACGACGACACCACCTCGCAGGCCGTGCGGGACGTCCTGGCGGCGCACGGCGGTTTCGGCGGGATCGAGGTTCTCCGGGACCTGACCGGTCGGGCGCGCTTCGTCACGGCGAGTAAGCTGTCAGACTGACCGTCACAGACCCATCAACCAGGAAGGCCCCATGAGCCGCATCTACTCCTGTGCCGACGACGCTGAACGCGCCGAAGGCATCCGCGCCGCCGTCGACGCTGCCCGTGGGGGCCGCCTGGTCGTCATGCCCACCGACACGCTCTACGGACTGGGTTGCGACGCCTTCGACAACCAGGCGGTGGCCACCCTGCTGGCCACGAAGCGCCGCGGCCCCGACATGCCGGTGCCGGTTCTCGTCGGCTCCTGGGACACGATCCGCGGCCTGGTCCGCGAGTTCACCCCGCAGGCGGAGGCCCTGGTGGAGGCGTTCTGGCCGGGTGGTCTCTCGCTCGTCGTCCCCCAGGCCCCGTCTCTGCCGTGGAACCTCGGCGACACCCGCGGCACCGTCATGCTCCGCATGCCGCTGCACCCGGTGGCGATCGAGCTGTTGCGCGAGGTCGGCCCCATGGCGGTGTCCAGCGCGAACATCTCCGGCCACGAGCCGCCCACCACGGCCATCGCCGCCAAGCAGCAGCTGGGCAGCGCCGTCGCCGTCTATCTCGACGGCGGCGAAACCCCGGTGGGCAGACCCTCCACCATCATCGACCTCTCGGGACCGGCCCCGCGCATCCTCCGGGAGGGTGCGATCTCCGCGGAGGCCATCGGCGAGGTCATCGGTGTGGATCCGGAACTGCTGCGGAGCCGGACCTAGAAGCGGAGAGGGCCACAATGGGTGCCGGCGTCCCGCTGCGCGAACTCGGCCTGGTGATCCTCGTCGCGGCGACGGTCACCTACCTGGCCACGGGAATCATCCGCTCCATGATGGTGCGCGCGGGCAAGATCGCGGAGATCCGCCAACGTGACGTGCACACTCAGCCCACCCCGCGTCTGGGTGGCGTGGCAATGTTCTCCGGCTTCCTGGCCGCCGTCTTCCTGGCCAACCAGCTACCGGCGTTGACCCGGGGATTCATGCCGATCACCCCGGAGATGAATGCCGTGGTGTTCGCGGCCTTCGCCATCGTGCTGGTCGGAATACTCGATGATCTCTACGAGTTGGACGCCATCACAAAACTCATCGGACAGGTTCTCACCGCGGTCATCCTCAGCGTCCTCGGCCTGTCCTGGACGCTGCTCTACCTGCCTTTCGGGGACGGTACGACGGTGGTGCTGGACCAGCTCCAGGCGACGATCCTCACCTCTATCTTCACTGTGGCGCTGATCAACGCCATCAACTTCGTCGACGGCCTGGACGGGCTGGCCGCGGGGCTGGGCATGATCGCCGGCGCGGCGATCCTGGTGTTTTCCCTGACCGTCCTCCACGATCAGGGCGGGGCGGTGTCGGCCTATCCGCCGGCCATCATCGCCGCGGGGCTGGTGGGCATCTGTCTGGGCTTCCTGCCCCACAACTTCGAGCCCTCCCGCATCTTCATGGGGGACTCCGGCTCAATGCTCATCGGCCTTCTCCTGGCTGCGGCGTCGACATCCGCGTCAGGCAAGATCAACATGTCCCTCTACGGCACCGCCGACATGGTCGCGCTGATGAGCCCCGTCATCGTGGTGGCAGCGGCGGTCTTTATTCCGGTCCTGGACCTTGTCCTGGCGGTCGTCCGACGCCTCTCCAGGGGGACCTCGCCCTTCGCGGCGGACAAACTACACCTCCATCACCGGCTGCTCTCGTTGGGCCACACCCACCGGCGTACCGTGCTCGTGCTCTACCTGTGGGTCAGTGTGGTCGCATTCGGGGCGGTCAGTTTCTCCGTCGTGCCGGCCCGGGTGGCCCTGGCGCTGTCCCTGGTTGCCCTGGTCATCGCCTTTCTGGTCACTCTGATCCCGCTCCGCGCCGGAAAGCTGGGGCGGCAGACGCCGCCCACCCACGTGGTGGCCCAGGCCGATCCCACGGGCTGAGTCACAGGGGTGCCGGGTAGGATCCGGTGGCGTGAGTACTCCTGACAATGCACCGGACAGCGCCCCGCGCTCTGAATTCGACGATCCCCGCCGCCCGCTCCTTCGGGCGGTCCGCTTCGGCACCATCGCGCTCGTCATCATCACGATCGTCTCGCTCGCCATCTGGGGCGGCATGCGCGATCTACCCGGTATCTGGGGTGTCCTCCTCGGCGCCGCCATAGGTGGTGGATTTGTTCTCCTCACCGCCGCGAGCGTCCTGTTCACGTCTTCAACGAACCCGGCCACCACCGGGGCCGTGGTCCTGGGCAGCTGGCTGCTCAAGATCGTGGTCCTGATCATCGTTCTGGTGATCATCCGTGACCTGACCTTCTATGACCGCACCGCGCTGGCGGTGACCACCGTGCTGGCGCTCATCGTGGTGCTGGCCACCGAAGTGTGGGGCGTGATCACCGCGCGGGTCACCTACGTGAACTAGCCGCGCACCTGCTGCGATGCAGGGAAAGCAGGGGCGCAACCTTGTCTCACGGGGGGTGGGCAGGGGTATGCACTGGTCATTCCGGGGGAAGGGGACACGGGGGTAGTCACCCCCGACGGGGGAGCCGGCCCCGGAACTTGTGACCGAGCTTACAACCATGTCCAAAACTGCCGATACAGGCCCTTTTTGGGTGATCGTACGAGGTGTATCGCGCCACGTCAGGAAACGTATCGGTACGCCGTGGGAGAATTCAGGACCATCCTGATAAGCTTCCCTGCGGGTTGCCCCGGCAAGTCGAAAGCGCCACAAGTGGAAACACACAATGGCGCCGAACAGGCCTGCGGTTCATCCCCTGTCACCGCCTTCGCTGATGTGCGACGGAGTCCGAGGTGGTGGCGGCAAAAAGTTTGTAAGACGTCCATCGCACCGTATGTGAAGTGACACTCCACATGCGGCCCGAACACGGGAGAGAACGCTGAGCGTTACAACACTGGCCATGAGGGGCGAGTTTCACGCACCCGAACTGGATCCTGAATTTTTCCCGGGGCAATACTACGGCCACATCCTGTTTGAGGATTTCGCAAACGGATGGTTCGCACTGGACCGACTGATGCTCGTCCGCATTCTGATGACGATCATTCTGGCGGTCCTTTTCCTTGTCGCCTTCCGGAGCCCGAAGCTGGTTCCGTCAGGTCTGCAGAACTTCGCAGAACTCGCACTGGATTTCGTCCGGGTACACATCGCCGAG
This sequence is a window from Corynebacterium comes. Protein-coding genes within it:
- a CDS encoding N5-glutamine methyltransferase family protein, with amino-acid sequence MTAHRTLRDALVDAAERFASAGVPSPEVDARLIAAHLLQVGPMEVALRSRGEVPVGFDEMVARREGREPLQHILGVAPFGPLDLAVGPGVFIPRPETEVLADWGVRQLKLSHARPARVVDLCTGSGALALYVAEVFGADAEVIGVEKHDEALAYARRNAEGTTVRMVSGDVTAPGLLAEWHGTVDLVLTNPPYVPYTPDLDTEVYADPPQAVFAGESGMDVIEEMLPTVFALLKRGGLVGIEHDDTTSQAVRDVLAAHGGFGGIEVLRDLTGRARFVTASKLSD
- a CDS encoding MraY family glycosyltransferase; translation: MGAGVPLRELGLVILVAATVTYLATGIIRSMMVRAGKIAEIRQRDVHTQPTPRLGGVAMFSGFLAAVFLANQLPALTRGFMPITPEMNAVVFAAFAIVLVGILDDLYELDAITKLIGQVLTAVILSVLGLSWTLLYLPFGDGTTVVLDQLQATILTSIFTVALINAINFVDGLDGLAAGLGMIAGAAILVFSLTVLHDQGGAVSAYPPAIIAAGLVGICLGFLPHNFEPSRIFMGDSGSMLIGLLLAAASTSASGKINMSLYGTADMVALMSPVIVVAAAVFIPVLDLVLAVVRRLSRGTSPFAADKLHLHHRLLSLGHTHRRTVLVLYLWVSVVAFGAVSFSVVPARVALALSLVALVIAFLVTLIPLRAGKLGRQTPPTHVVAQADPTG
- a CDS encoding L-threonylcarbamoyladenylate synthase; amino-acid sequence: MSRIYSCADDAERAEGIRAAVDAARGGRLVVMPTDTLYGLGCDAFDNQAVATLLATKRRGPDMPVPVLVGSWDTIRGLVREFTPQAEALVEAFWPGGLSLVVPQAPSLPWNLGDTRGTVMLRMPLHPVAIELLREVGPMAVSSANISGHEPPTTAIAAKQQLGSAVAVYLDGGETPVGRPSTIIDLSGPAPRILREGAISAEAIGEVIGVDPELLRSRT
- the prfA gene encoding peptide chain release factor 1; this translates as MAGHVSAVDDIVSEFQGIEAQMADPDTAGDQASFRKLSKRYSELQPIIKVNNELVSTREDLADAREMAKEDKDFATEAERLAAREVELEEQLADLLAPRDPHDADDVIMEIKAGAGGEEAALFAADLARMYERYADKHGLSWEVLGLSESDLGGVKDITLSFRAKNPSRDGAWSVLKFEGGVHRVQRVPVTESQGRIQTSAAGVMVFPETDDPGAVIIDDKDLRVDVYRSSGKGGQGVNTTDSAVRLTHLPTGIVVTCQKERSQIQNKARAMQVLQARLELMEREKADAEAAEGRAAQVRTMDRSERIRTYNWPENRISDHRIGFKANNLDTVLDGNLDDLFTALQAAERAERLEAE
- the rho gene encoding transcription termination factor Rho produces the protein MTDTDTATAAASADLGSLKLTELRKIASEKGLKGVSGLRKGDLITAIRTGAVPARSSATDKGETAQPAVPTEQAERAQAPAEKPAQASTRVPEEKSTRDEAPARAEAPVAPVATPTEAPAKAEARVAAPAQADESEGSGQGADSEEPRYESRSAARRARRNRARHGQREQQDPGQEQPQQEQSRQPRQEREQQDSGQEQPQQESSRQEQPRQEREQQDSGQEQPQQESSRQEQPRQEQPRQPRQERQERQERDQQDSDQGQRGQRGQRGDQREQRGDGGDAEGRRGRRSRRNRRGRAGDQYDGGQQHQDHQEQQERQPQPQQESSELQDVAGILDVVDSNVAFVRTTGYHASPADVFVPNQLIRRSGLRSGDAVTGKVRMGGSQTHGQGRNRQKYNQLVSVDTVSGLSVEEARNRPDFAKLTPLYPNQRLRLETDPRILTTRVIDLIMPIGKGQRALIVSPPKAGKTTILQNIANAISTNNPECHLMVVLVDERPEEVTDMQRSVKGEVIASTFDRPPGEHTAVAELAIERAKRLVEQGKDVVVLLDSITRLGRAYNNSSPASGRILSGGVDSNALYPPKRFLGAARNIENGGSLTIVATAMVETGSAGDTVIFEEFKGTGNAELKLDRKISERRVFPAVDVNPSGTRKDELLLNPDEARVMHKLRRILSALDPQQAIDLLIKQLKKTKSNGEFLMQVASSAPMAADKDEEEYS
- a CDS encoding long-chain fatty-acid--CoA ligase, which translates into the protein MLSTMQNVPLSISRILEHGSTKHASTKVTTWRTDRAEETTFAEVHARAAAFAHALHDDLGINGDQRVGSFMHNCAEHLEVQFAASSMGAVFTPLNKQLMTDQVRHIINHAEIEVIVSDHRLAGLLGKALDDCPTVRAVVFTGLEPLGPLAEQIPEGIVVHSYESLLDGRSTVYDWPDLDENTTAAICYSTGTSGSPKGVAYSHRSIYLQAMALRTTDSLAVSHGESFLCCVPIYHVLSWGVPYAAFMSGTPLVFPDSDVSAPTLARLIAATHPRVAHGVPTLWIQLIVHYLHNPPERMSLTEIYVGGSPAPPILIKLWEERYGVDIIHVWGMTETSSVGTVARPPSGSSGEARWAYRVSQGRFSNLLDYRVVNDGEVVSSTDRNQGEIQVRGNIVTGSYYHSPTAEGDGSASQFRGRDANDGDGSFTADGWLRTGDVGSVTADGFLTVSDRSRDVIRSGGEWIYSAMLENLIMDAPEVVECAVIGYPDEKWGERPLAVTVLHEDIAQTEQIAEELRGRLRTTLPGWMLPEYWTFVRDIDKTSVGKFDKKDLRKHLAEGEFKVIALKGPGQPKAEDQ